A portion of the Clupea harengus chromosome 18, Ch_v2.0.2, whole genome shotgun sequence genome contains these proteins:
- the LOC116224586 gene encoding C-type lectin domain family 6 member A-like translates to MSVKMSGEDQAKGNAQSSEEATCCQVTVDEVGLLKLKLTILAVLCVILGSFLVAFQVLYFLRVENAETERMLIEQKNRIDNLTKENTVLKTELQGVRKCADDWEYFKGAFYHFSTDKKNWTESRDACVTMGGHLVIINSQQEMV, encoded by the exons ATGTCAGTAAAGATGTCCGGTGAAGATCAGGCAAAAGGAAATG CTCAGAGTTCTGAGGAAGCAACTTGTTGCCAGGTAACCGTGGATGAGGTGGGTCTCCTGAAACTGAAGTTAACCATCCTGGCCGTCCTCTGCGTCATCCTTGGATCTTTTCTTGTGGCTTTTCAAGtgctat ATTTTTTGAGGGTGGAGAATGCAG AAACTGAAAGGATGTTAATTGAGCAGAAAAACAGAATTGATAATCTCACCAAGGAGAACACAGTGCTGAAGACTGAGCTACAAG GAGTGAGGAAGTGTGCGGATGACTGGGAGTACTTCAAAGGAGCATTTTACCACTTCTCCACTGATAAGAAGAACTGGACTGAGAGCAGAGATGCCTGTGTGACTATGGGAGGACACCTGGTCATCATAAACAGTCAACAAGAAATGGTATGA